Proteins encoded within one genomic window of Theobroma cacao cultivar B97-61/B2 chromosome 7, Criollo_cocoa_genome_V2, whole genome shotgun sequence:
- the LOC18593504 gene encoding G-type lectin S-receptor-like serine/threonine-protein kinase LECRK4 yields the protein MVSPLSHCHAFLVILLGIHWIFATVQAQGNVSLGDFLSANDKNITWQSPSGDFAFGFHSIPDEKDQFLLAIWYVQILDRTIVWCANRQNPAERESKVELTSTGLVLKDPKGRELWRSKSLKNDAQASHAAMLDTGNFVIASRNSGNIWESFKYPTDTILPTQELDVDGSLSSALAEGSYQKGKYQLRFNNGSFILNQIDMFTEKPYNNYFILGNGSRLIFNKTGYIQIQHSNGSLLNLAPANAAPNPESNYYRATLNFNGVFTFYSYPRNPSGGGSWSAWWFRPRDICSRFVDSTARLGNGPCGYNSICEPINGRPNCTCPPGFSFLDEKNPYNGCKQDYTSYPEDCNPDGSTIEEDRFAFKSMQFADFPFSDYGILQPANEFECKQSCLRDCSCAVAILQDPTLSEDGNGTCWKKKLPLSNGWFNTDAVDRTALFKVLKSDASRKNPATPNPSDENQNQVILILGVLLGTSAVFNFFSLAAISLIFFCLYKRRLRDFNGIPSRRDLETNLRFFTYKDLEQATNRFKEELGRGAFGTVYKGELPSSFGNYVAVKKLDKFVQEGEREFKTEVKVIGQTHHKNLVRLIGYCDEGEHRLLVYEFMQNGSLSSFLFGVLRPRWQQRLQIALGIAKGLTYLHEECSIQIIHCDIKPHNVLLDDSFTAKISDFGLAKLLINNTRTMTGIRGTKGYVAPEWFKNTPLTVKVDVYSFGVMLLEIVTCRRCVEIEMEDAAILTEWAYECYSEGIAEKLVENDEEARSDLGKVEMLLKVAIWCVQDEPLLRPSMRTVSMMLEGAVQVPTPPCPFLANPLSRF from the coding sequence ATGGTCTCACCACTTTCTCATTGTCATGCTTTCCTGGTTATCCTTTTAGGCATCCATTGGATTTTTGCAACAGTTCAGGCTCAAGGCAATGTAAGTTTAGGTGATTTTTTATCTGCGAATGATAAAAACATTACATGGCAATCACCATCCGGTGATTTTGCCTTCGGGTTTCATTCCATCCCGGATGAAAAAGATCAGTTCCTTCTGGCTATCTGGTATGTCCAGATACTCGACAGAACTATAGTTTGGTGTGCCAATAGACAGAATCCAGCTGAGAGAGAATCAAAGGTTGAGCTCACCAGCACCGGTCTTGTGCTCAAAGACCCTAAAGGCAGAGAGCTGTGGAGGTCCAAAAGCCTTAAAAATGACGCTCAAGCATCACATGCAGCCATGCTTGATACAGGGAATTTTGTGATCGCAAGCAGAAACTCCGGCAACATATGGGAAAGCTTCAAATATCCAACTGATACCATCTTACCGACTCAAGAATTGGATGTTGATGGCAGTCTTTCATCAGCTTTGGCAGAGGGAAGTTACCAGAAGGGGAAATATCAGCTTCGTTTTAATAATGGATCTTTCATACTTAATCAAATAGATATGTTCACTGAAAAACCTTACAACAATTATTTCATCCTTGGAAATGGTTCTCGGTTGATCTTCAACAAGACAGGCTATATCCAAATCCAGCATTCGAATGGAAGTCTACTCAACCTTGCACCAGCAAACGCTGCTCCAAACCCAGAGTCAAATTACTACAGGGCAACACTTAATTTTAATGGAGTGTTTACCTTCTATTCTTATCCAAGGAACCCCAGTGGCGGTGGAAGCTGGTCTGCCTGGTGGTTTAGGCCAAGGGACATCTGCTCCAGGTTTGTAGACAGTACAGCTAGACTTGGAAATGGCCCGTGCGGTTATAACAGCATATGCGAACCTATCAATGGGAGGCCTAATTGCACATGTCCACCAGGGTTTTCTTTCTTGGATGAAAAAAATCCATACAATGGCTGCAAACAAGATTACACAAGCTACCCGGAAGATTGCAACCCGGACGGATCCACCATTGAGGAAGATCGCTTTGCGTTCAAGTCAATGCAGTTTGCTGATTTTCCTTTCAGTGACTATGGAATACTGCAACCTGCAAATGAGTTTGAATGTAAGCAATCTTGCCTTCGTGACTGCTCCTGTGCAGTTGCCATTTTACAGGATCCAACTTTAAGTGAAGATGGCAATGGAACTtgttggaaaaagaaattaccaCTTTCAAATGGGTGGTTTAACACAGATGCTGTTGATAGAACAGCTCTATTTAAGGTATTAAAGTCAGATGCCTCTAGGAAAAACCCTGCCACTCCAAATCCAAGTGATGAAAATCAGAATCAAGTTATTTTGATCCTTGGAGTTCTGTTAGGCACCTCTGCAGttttcaacttcttttctttagcTGCAATTTCTCTCATCTTCTTCTGCTTATACAAAAGAAGACTGCGGGACTTCAACGGTATTCCTAGCAGAAGAGACTTAGAGACTAATCTACGTTTTTTCACATACAAAGACCTTGAACAAGCCACAAACAGATTTAAAGAAGAATTAGGAAGGGGGGCTTTCGGTACGGTTTATAAAGGAGAACTACCGTCAAGTTTTGGAAATTATGTTGCCGTCAAGAAATTAGACAAGTTTGTTCAAGAGGGTGAAAGGGAATTCAAAACAGAAGTGAAGGTGATTGGCCAAACTCACCACAAGAATTTGGTGAGATTAATTGGCTACTGTGATGAAGGTGAACATCGACTTCTGGTGTACGAGTTCATGCAAAATGGTTCCTTGTCAAGCTTCCTTTTTGGAGTTCTAAGGCCTAggtggcagcaaagattgcAAATCGCATTAGGAATTGCAAAAGGACTCACATACTTGCATGAAGAATGCAGCATACAGATCATCCATTGCGACATCAAGCCTCATAACGTACTCCTGGATGATTCTTTCACTGCCAAAATATCTGATTTTGGGTTAGCAAAACTCTTGATCAACAACACCCGAACGATGACCGGAATCAGAGGGACTAAAGGGTATGTTGCACCAGAGTGGTTCAAGAACACGCCGCTCACAGTGAAGGTAGATGTTTACAGTTTTGGAGTCATGTTGCTAGAGATCGTCACTTGCAGAAGATGTGTTGAAATTGAGATGGAGGATGCTGCAATATTGACAGAATGGGCTTATGAATGCTACAGTGAAGGCATAGCCGAAAAGCTGgtggaaaatgatgaagagGCCAGAAGTGATCTTGGGAAGGTGGAGATGTTGTTGAAAGTGGCAATTTGGTGTGTACAAGATGAACCATTGTTGAGACCTTCCATGAGGACAGTCTCCATGATGCTAGAAGGTGCTGTCCAGGTTCCTACTCCACCGTGCCCTTTCCTAGCAAACCCACTGTCAAGATTTTGA
- the LOC18593507 gene encoding NEP1-interacting protein 1 isoform X1 yields the protein MLKEWLPGITEVAFRCGGAVSLWFFAAMRDLGIGFLIGVLKRTVFAAVTCIFALGGAIVGTVVGAMKGQTTETGFFRGAGIGAVAGAITAVQLLESLANGESLSKVALLVSLVNGKVFIEWVSPAVLKAYQWQVSTVFSVGKHNYSFLSICVFGFSFHLTGNLKEMFQMNSLESTYREISDIYDVNGAKGLSRSCIQKLPVHEFHPSEMIKSREESSCSICLQELKDGELARNLPRCGHIFHLNCIDEWLSRQGTCPMCREQVCNDAEEL from the exons ATGTTAAAGGAGTGGCTTCCAGGCATCACTGAGGTGGCATTTAGGTGCGGAGGGGCTGTGTCTTTGTGGTTTTTTGCTGCCATGAGAGATCTTGGAATTGGGTTCTTGATTGGAGTTTTGAAGAGAACTGTCTTTGCTGCTGTCACCTGCATTTTTGCTTTAG GCGGTGCTATAGTGGGAACCGTTGTGGGAGCAATGAAAGGCCAGACGACAGAAACTGGGTTTTTCCGGGGAGCTGGAATTGGTGCTGTTGCAGGTGCCATCACAGCTGTTCAATTGCTGGAATCATTAGCTAATGGGGAGTCATTGTCCAAG GTAGCTTTGTTAGTTAGCTTAGTAAATGGGAAGGTCTTCATCGAATGGGTAAGTCCAGCAGTGCTAAAAGCTTATCAATGGCAAGTAAGTACAGTTTTCTCTGTAGGCAAACACAATTATAGTTTCTTAAGCATTTGTGTTTTTGGTTTCTCTTTTCATCTAACGGGAAACCTGAAGGAAATGTTTCAGATGAACTCACTCGAATCGACATATAGAGAAATCTCAGACATATATGATGTAAATGGCGCAAAGGGTTTGTCCAGAAGTTGCATTCAAAAGCTTCCAGTGCATGAATTTCACCCTAGTGAGATGATCAAATCAAGGGAGGAATCTTCCTGTTCAATCTGCTTACAG gAGCTAAAGGATGGAGAATTGGCAAGAAATCTTCCCAGATGTGGCCACATCTTCCACTTAAACTGCATAGATGAATGGCTAAGCAGGCAAGGAACTTGTCCTATGTGTAGAGAACAAGTTTGCAATGATGCTGAGGAACTGtaa
- the LOC18593507 gene encoding NEP1-interacting protein 1 isoform X2, whose amino-acid sequence MLKEWLPGITEVAFRCGGAVSLWFFAAMRDLGIGFLIGVLKRTVFAAVTCIFALGGAIVGTVVGAMKGQTTETGFFRGAGIGAVAGAITAVQLLESLANGESLSKVALLVSLVNGKVFIEWVSPAVLKAYQWQEMFQMNSLESTYREISDIYDVNGAKGLSRSCIQKLPVHEFHPSEMIKSREESSCSICLQELKDGELARNLPRCGHIFHLNCIDEWLSRQGTCPMCREQVCNDAEEL is encoded by the exons ATGTTAAAGGAGTGGCTTCCAGGCATCACTGAGGTGGCATTTAGGTGCGGAGGGGCTGTGTCTTTGTGGTTTTTTGCTGCCATGAGAGATCTTGGAATTGGGTTCTTGATTGGAGTTTTGAAGAGAACTGTCTTTGCTGCTGTCACCTGCATTTTTGCTTTAG GCGGTGCTATAGTGGGAACCGTTGTGGGAGCAATGAAAGGCCAGACGACAGAAACTGGGTTTTTCCGGGGAGCTGGAATTGGTGCTGTTGCAGGTGCCATCACAGCTGTTCAATTGCTGGAATCATTAGCTAATGGGGAGTCATTGTCCAAG GTAGCTTTGTTAGTTAGCTTAGTAAATGGGAAGGTCTTCATCGAATGGGTAAGTCCAGCAGTGCTAAAAGCTTATCAATGGCAA GAAATGTTTCAGATGAACTCACTCGAATCGACATATAGAGAAATCTCAGACATATATGATGTAAATGGCGCAAAGGGTTTGTCCAGAAGTTGCATTCAAAAGCTTCCAGTGCATGAATTTCACCCTAGTGAGATGATCAAATCAAGGGAGGAATCTTCCTGTTCAATCTGCTTACAG gAGCTAAAGGATGGAGAATTGGCAAGAAATCTTCCCAGATGTGGCCACATCTTCCACTTAAACTGCATAGATGAATGGCTAAGCAGGCAAGGAACTTGTCCTATGTGTAGAGAACAAGTTTGCAATGATGCTGAGGAACTGtaa
- the LOC18593507 gene encoding NEP1-interacting protein 1 isoform X3 — translation MLKEWLPGITEVAFRCGGAVSLWFFAAMRDLGIGFLIGVLKRTVFAAVTCIFALGGAIVGTVVGAMKGQTTETGFFRGAGIGAVAGAITAVQLLESLANGESLSKVALLVSLVNGKVFIEWVSPAVLKAYQWQMNSLESTYREISDIYDVNGAKGLSRSCIQKLPVHEFHPSEMIKSREESSCSICLQELKDGELARNLPRCGHIFHLNCIDEWLSRQGTCPMCREQVCNDAEEL, via the exons ATGTTAAAGGAGTGGCTTCCAGGCATCACTGAGGTGGCATTTAGGTGCGGAGGGGCTGTGTCTTTGTGGTTTTTTGCTGCCATGAGAGATCTTGGAATTGGGTTCTTGATTGGAGTTTTGAAGAGAACTGTCTTTGCTGCTGTCACCTGCATTTTTGCTTTAG GCGGTGCTATAGTGGGAACCGTTGTGGGAGCAATGAAAGGCCAGACGACAGAAACTGGGTTTTTCCGGGGAGCTGGAATTGGTGCTGTTGCAGGTGCCATCACAGCTGTTCAATTGCTGGAATCATTAGCTAATGGGGAGTCATTGTCCAAG GTAGCTTTGTTAGTTAGCTTAGTAAATGGGAAGGTCTTCATCGAATGGGTAAGTCCAGCAGTGCTAAAAGCTTATCAATGGCAA ATGAACTCACTCGAATCGACATATAGAGAAATCTCAGACATATATGATGTAAATGGCGCAAAGGGTTTGTCCAGAAGTTGCATTCAAAAGCTTCCAGTGCATGAATTTCACCCTAGTGAGATGATCAAATCAAGGGAGGAATCTTCCTGTTCAATCTGCTTACAG gAGCTAAAGGATGGAGAATTGGCAAGAAATCTTCCCAGATGTGGCCACATCTTCCACTTAAACTGCATAGATGAATGGCTAAGCAGGCAAGGAACTTGTCCTATGTGTAGAGAACAAGTTTGCAATGATGCTGAGGAACTGtaa
- the LOC18593508 gene encoding reactive Intermediate Deaminase A, chloroplastic, with product MAWCSLRSIHVPTVDLGVLGTRSPLAAAGGVVAGSSLWRSSSRKGFPFACLSLSTSPGIKEAVATDKAPAALGPYSQAIKANNLLFVSGVLGLIPETGKFISASVEDQTEQVLKNMGEILKASGADYSSVVKTTIMLADLKDFKKVNEIYAKYFPSPAPARSTYQVAALPLDAKIEIECIAALKA from the exons ATGGCTTGGTGTAGTTTAAGGTCAATCCATGTTCCAACAGTCGATTTGGGCGTCTTAGGCACGCGCTCTCCATTAGCCGCAGCTGGGGGAGTTGTAGCTGGATCTTCCCTTTGGCGATCTTCCTCCAGAAAAGGCTTTCCTTTTGCTTGCTTAAGCCTCTCCACTTCTCCtg GGATAAAGGAGGCTGTGGCAACTGACAAAGCTCCAGCAGCACTGGGACCATATTCTCAGGCAATTAAGGCCAATAATCTTCTCTTTGTCTCTGGTGTTCTTGGTCTTATTCCAGAG ACTGGCAAGTTCATCTCAGCTAGTGTAGAGGATCAAACGGAGCAG GTACTCAAAAATATGGGAGAAATACTGAAAGCCAGTGGTGCTGACTATTCCTCTGTGGTTAAGACAACAATTAT GCTGGCTGACTTGAAAGACTTCAAGAAAGTAAATGAGATCTATGCTAAAT ACTTTCCTTCACCTGCTCCAGCTCGTTCAACATATCAGGTAGCGGCATTGCCATTGGATGCCAAGATCGAAATTGAATGCATTGCTGCACTCAAGGCATGA
- the LOC18593509 gene encoding ubiquitin thioesterase OTU1 produces the protein MEGIIVRRVIPSDNSCLFNAVGYVMDHVKEKAPELRQVIAATVASDPTKYSEAFLAKPNAEYCSWILDSDKWGGAIELSILADYYGREIAAYDIQTARCDLYGQDKNYSERVMLIYDGLHYDALAMSPFEGAPEEFDQTIFAVQRNRTVGPVEGLALNLVKDQQRKRSYTDTANFTLRCGVCQIGVVGQKEAMEHAQATGHVNFQEYR, from the exons ATGGAAGGTATTATCGTTAGAAGGGTCATCCCCTCGGACAACAGTTGCCTTTTTAATGCTGTTGG GTACGTTATGGACCATGTCAAAGAAAAAGCCCCAGAGCTGAGACAG GTTATAGCTGCAACAGTGGCAAGTGATCCTACAAAATATTCTGAGGCATTTCTTGCAAAGCCGAATGCTGAGTATTGTTCGTGGATTCTTGACTCGGACAAGTGGGGAG GTGCCATTGAGCTTTCAATATTAGCAGATTACTATGGCAGGGAAATTGCAGCATATGATATCCAGACTGCCAGATGTGATTTGTATGGTCAG GATAAGAACTACTCTGAAAGAGTCATGCTGATCTATGATGGTCTCCACTATGATGCTTTGGCT ATGTCCCCATTTGAGGGTGCTCCGGAGGAGTTTGATCAAACTATCTTTGCTGTACAGAGGAATAGAACTGTTGGGCCAGTTGAAGGCCTTGCACTTAATCTGGTCAAGGATCAACAAAG GAAGAGGAGCTACACTGACACCGCCAACTTCACTTTGCGTTGTGGCGTATGCCAAATTGGAGTGGTCGGCCAGAAG GAGGCTATGGAGCATGCACAAGCAACAGGCCATGTGAACTTTCAAGAATATAGATGA
- the LOC18593511 gene encoding embryogenesis-associated protein EMB8, whose product MARAPLSLTSKPPLPPPTITPLRHQRSPLTTVRVSATTVTTTAMPDHHPSLEISGGAVDRFLPAFKSLHLPYKPFPIVGWNRHIETIFAAFFRKVPDVRYRRECLRTKDDGTIALDWASDDHRSLPADAPILILLPGLTGGSQDSYVKHMLVKARSKGWRVVVFNSRGCGDSPVTTPQLQSASFPRDTCHVVDHVSSRYPKANIYAAGWSLGGNILVNYLGREANNCSLTGAVSLCNPFDLVIADENLRKGFNNIYDRALREALCRTFTKHTPLFEDIEDKFNVQVGLNPQTVREYDEAITRVALGFNSVDDYYSNSCSCHVIQHVQIPLLCIQAANDPIAPIEGTPREDIKGNPNCMLIVTPQGGHLGWVAGDEAPFGAPWTDNVVMDFLEHLQKAAPISKENSSNAEDVQQGSEDVHQAKV is encoded by the exons ATGGCAAGAGCTCCCTTGTCTCTGACCTCCAAACCACCGTTACCACCACCAACAATCACCCCACTCCGCCACCAACGTTCACCGCTCACCACCGTCCGTGTCAGTGCCACCACCGTGACAACCACAGCAATGCCAGACCACCACCCTTCACTGGAAATCAGTGGTGGAGCGGTTGATCGTTTTCTCCCAGCTTTCAAGAGCCTTCACCTTCCTTACAAGCCTTTTCCGATCGTTGGTTGGAACCGCCACATTGAGACCATCTTCGCCGCCTTTTTCCGTAAAGTCCCCGATGTCAGGTACCGCCGTGAGTGCCTTCGGACTAAAGATGATGGCACCATAGCCTTGGATTGGGCCAGCGACGACCACCGCAGCTTGCCTGCTGACGCTCCCATCCTCATTTTACTG CCAGGGTTAACAGGAGGGAGTCAAGATTCATATGTAAAGCATATGTTGGTGAAAGCTAGGAGCAAAGGTTGGAGGGTTGTGGTCTTCAATAGCCGGGGTTGTGGAGATAGCCCTGTTACAACTCCTCAG CTTCAATCAGCATCATTTCCACGAGATACGTGCCATGTAGTAGATCATGTTTCCTCCAGGTACCCCAAAGCAAATATTTATGCTGCTGGTTGGTCTCTAGGAGGGAATATCCTTGTTAATTATTTGGGAAGG GAGGCCAATAATTGCTCTCTCACTGGTGCTGTATCACTGTGTAATCCTTTTGATTTAGTCATTGCAGACGAAAACCTCCGTAAGGGCTTTAACAATATCTATGACAGAGCACTTAGGGAAGCTCTTTGTAGAACTTTCACAAA ACACACTCCTCTCTTTGAAGATATAGAAGATAAATTTAATGTCCAAGTGGGTTTGAATCCCCAGACTGTCAGGGAATATGATGAAGCAATAACACGCG TGGCATTGGGTTTCAATTCAGTGGATGACTATTACTCAAATTCATGCAGTTGTCATGTCATACAACATGTTCAGATTCCTTTGCTTTGCATCCAG GCTGCAAATGATCCGATTGCTCCAATTGAGGGAACTCCTCGTGAAGATATCAAG GGAAATCCAAACTGCATGTTGATAGTAACACCCCAGGGCGGTCATTTGGGTTGGGTTGCTGGTGATGAGGCTCCCTTCGGAGCTCCTTGGACTGATAATGTGGTGATGGATTTCCTTGAGCATCTGCAGAAAGCTGCACCcatatccaaagaaaattcTAGCAATGCAGAAGATGTGCAGCAAGGTTCAGAGGACGTGCATCAAGCAAAAGTATAG
- the LOC18593512 gene encoding probable disease resistance protein At1g61300: MAALLAAFVVPIWDLAKIMWNSISNRADYIRDVGNNLESLEYEMERLRRTKEDVEARLDCEENEWFQRTHEVTDWLERVQRLEASVEEIIEEGKEEVQKKYLGGFCLYDCCSSNQAGKKVSETLKSVAELITDSKFDVLVPDKPRDLVDERPERISLGLATKLDQVWRWIEDPSVGIIGIYGMGGVGKTTLLKKVNNKFLDRSHSFKPVMWILVSKDAEVERVQELIRNELNIPDRVWENQNVDGKAAEIFRVLRRKTFVLLLDDLWERLDIMKLGVPIPDNANGSKIIFTTRSEEVCGRMEAHRRLKVECLPPDVALDLFRTKVGEDVLNSHPEIPKLAELAAQECKGLPLALITIARAMASRKTPQEWKHAIKLLQSYPSEFSGMGDHVFPILRFSYDSLSDDTVKKCFLYCCVFPEDHDIEKNELVELWIGKGFLDKFDNIYDARNEGEFIVGSLKLACLLEDGVRYSFSTKHVMMHDVIRDMALWLACENGKKENNILVQDHVTSVKAHGLTRWKEAVRASLWGTSFTSLSETPFCPHLQTLLVGRTHLRMFPTGFFHLMLALRVLNLSENQELRMLPEGIGELINLHYLNLSLTSIGELPVGIKNLKNLKILLLDDTYFLTKIPKEAISSLSSLTIFSMFFYQGYQSLHGLDEFMLAEELGSLENLNELSITLSFFQSILKLLESLEFPKCIRRLSIGCKILISLEIPSPLVRSMEHLERLELKGCYSLEELIIYPEHNEGMEDIPPFLYNSKPMTGHECFRNLSLVDILLCSMVNLTWLAHAPLLQTLLVSRCNLLTEVIREDFSNGATEEYPDLFSNLTTLYLSELPSLEWICWQAWPFAELKEIHVINCPNLTKLPFNSNSAKNSLKAIKGDKSWWDGLLWEDETVKLVFASKFQDETLDSECVLIKNYINS, translated from the coding sequence ATGGCAGCATTGCTAGCAGCATTTGTTGTGCCAATCTGGGACCTTGCCAAAATCATGTGGAATTCCATTTCGAATCGTGCAGATTACATACGTGACGTGGGGAACAATCTTGAGTCCTTAGAATATGAAATGGAACGACTGAGAAGAACGAAAGAAGATGTGGAAGCAAGGCTTGACTGCGAAGAGAATGAATGGTTCCAGCGTACACATGAAGTAACTGACTGGCTTGAAAGAGTACAACGATTAGAAGCCAGTGTGGAGGAGATTATTGAAGAGGGCAAAGAAGAAGTGCAAAAGAAATATCTTGGAGGCTTCTGTCTCTATGATTGTTGCTCAAGCAATCAGGCTGGGAAGAAAGTGAGTGAAACACTGAAAAGTGTTGCTGAACTGATCACTGATTCTAAATTCGATGTGCTGGTACCGGATAAGCCTCGTGACTTGGTGGATGAGAGGCCTGAAAGGATCAGCTTGGGGTTAGCTACTAAGCTGGACCAGGTTTGGAGATGGATTGAAGATCCATCTGTTGGAATTATTGGCATATATGGAATGGGAGGTGTAGGCAAGACCACCCTCTTAAAGAAGGTTAACAATAAGTTCCTTGATAGAAGCCATTCTTTCAAACCGGTGATGTGGATTCTAGTGTCTAAAGATGCAGAGGTTGAAAGGGTTCAAGAACTGATTCGGAATGAATTAAATATCCCTGATAGAGTGTGGGAAAATCAAAATGTGGATGGCAAGGCTGCAGAAATATTCAGGGTCTTGAGAAGGAAGACGTTTGTACTTTTGTTAGATGATCTATGGGAGCGATTAGACATCATGAAACTGGGAGTTCCCATTCCTGATAATGCTAATGGATcgaaaataatatttacaaCTCGATCTGAGGAAGTGTGTGGCCGTATGGAAGCTCATAGAAGGCTAAAGGTAGAATGCTTGCCACCGGATGTTGCTCTGGACTTGTTCCGAACAAAGGTAGGTGAAGATGTTCTGAATTCTCATCCGGAAATACCAAAGCTTGCCGAATTAGCTGCCCAGGAATGCAAAGGTTTGCCGCTTGCTCTGATTACCATCGCCAGAGCCATGGCAAGTAGGAAAACTCCTCAGGAGTGGAAGCATGCTATAAAATTATTGCAGAGTTATCCATCAGAGTTTTCAGGTATGGGAGATCATGTCTTTCCCATTCTCAGGTTCAGTTATGATAGTTTGAGTGATGACACTGTAAAGAAATGTTTCCTATATTGTTGTGTATTTCCAGAAGACCATGATATTGAGAAAAATGAACTTGTTGAACTATGGATTGGGAAAGGGTTTTTGGataaatttgataatatatatgaTGCCAGGAATGAGGGAGAATTCATTGTCGGAAGCCTAAAGTTAGCATGTCTGCTGGAGGATGGGGTAAGGTATAGTTTTTCAACAAAACATGTTATGATGCATGATGTGATTCGCGACATGGCATTATGGCTAGCTTGTGAGAACGGCAAGAAAGAGAACAACATCCTGGTACAAGATCATGTTACGTCAGTTAAAGCTCATGGCTTGACAAGATGGAAGGAGGCTGTGAGGGCATCGCTGTGGGGTACTAGTTTTACATCTCTTAGTGAAACACCCTTTTGCCCGCATCTCCAAACTTTGCTGGTCGGGAGAACTCACCTGAGGATGTTCCCGACTGGATTCTTTCATCTTATGCTTGCCTTGAGAGTTTTGAACCTGTCTGAGAATCAGGAACTCAGGATGTTACCTGAAGGAATTGGTGAATTGATCAATTTGCATTATCTTAATCTGTCATTAACTTCAATAGGAGAGTTGCCAGTTGGGattaagaatttgaagaaCCTAAAGATTTTGCTCCTAGATGACACATATTTCCTTACAAAGATCCCAAAAGAAGCTATCTCAAGCCTTTCCTCATTGACAATTTTCAGTATGTTCTTTTACCAAGGTTATCAATCCCTTCATGGCTTGGATGAATTCATGTTGGCAGAGGAGTTGGGGAGTCTAGAAAACCTGAATGAACTAAGTATCACCTTGTCTTTCTTTCAATCTATCCTGAAATTACTGGAGTCCCTGGAGTTTCCAAAGTGCATCAGAAGATTATCAATAGGATGCAAGATTCTGATCTCACTTGAAATCCCGTCTCCGCTTGTGAGAAGCATGGAGCATTTAGAGAGGCTTGAACTAAAGGGATGTTATTCTTTGGAGGAGTTGATCATTTATCCAGAACACAATGAGGGAATGGAAGATATACCTCCATTTTTATATAACTCAAAGCCAATGACAGGACATGAATGCTTCCGCAACCTTTCTCTTGTGGACATTCTGTTGTGTTCCATGGTGAACTTGACATGGCTCGCCCATGCTCCGCTCCTTCAAACTCTATTAGTAAGCAGATGCAACTTGTTAACTGAAGTAATTCGTGAAGATTTCAGTAACGGAGCAACTGAAGAATACCCAGACTTGTTCTCAAATCTCACAACGCTTTATTTGTCTGAACTACCAAGTTTAGAGTGGATCTGCTGGCAAGCTTGGCCTTTTGCTGAACTTAAGGAGATCCATGTAATAAATTGCCCGAATCTGACAAAGctgccattcaattcaaacagTGCAAAGAACAGTTTGAAGGCAATCAAAGGAGATAAGAGCTGGTGGGATGGATTGCTGTGGGAGGATGAAACTGTTAAGCTTGTTTTTGCTTCCAAATTTCAAGATGAGACCCTTGACTCTGAGTGCGTACTGATTAAGAACTACATCAATTCGTAA